In Amaranthus tricolor cultivar Red isolate AtriRed21 chromosome 3, ASM2621246v1, whole genome shotgun sequence, a single window of DNA contains:
- the LOC130807593 gene encoding peroxidase 6-like codes for MARLLYSSNKTMNFIINIKFSHFFFIIFLILPFIALAKDFKKHQMSLTKDYYNKTCPRFEDIMRQIVTSKQAETPTTAAAVVRVFFHDCMVDGCDGSTLVASNHFHGIAERDADINLSLPGDAFDLVTRVKTALELECPGVVSCSDILATAARNLIKMTGGPKIDVLFGRKDGLVSQASRVKGNLALPNMTMTHIINMFKVKGFTVKEIVALVGAHTIGFSHCKEFSTRIFSYRKNQPVDPKMNPKYAEGLKRLCANYTKDHTMAAFNDVITPGKFDNMYYKNLQRGLGLLATDQAMADDPRTKPIVDLYAENEDAFFNDFAKAMQKVSMLDIKTDKNGEVRHRCDTFNQQSGT; via the exons ATGGCGAGGTTACtatattcatcaaataaaacaatgaatttcatcatcaatatcaaattctctcatttcttttttattatcttCCTTATTCTTCCATTTATTGCTCTagcaaaagattttaaaaaacacCAAATGTCTCTCACAAAAGATTATTATAACAAAACATGTCCTCGTTTCGAGGATATAATGAGACAAATTGTAACCTCAAAACAAGCCGAAACACCAACGACTGCAGCTGCAGTCGTTAGGGTCTTCTTCCATGATTGTATGGTTGATGGTTGTGATGGTTCGACACTGGTAGCGTCGAACCATTTTCATGGTATAGCTGAAAGAGACGCAGATATAAATCTGTCTCTTCCAGGAGATGCATTTGATCTGGTAACTAGGGTTAAAACTGCCCTAGAATTGGAATGTCCTGGTGTTGTTTCATGTAGTGATATTTTAGCTACTGCTGCTAGGAATCTTATTAAGATGACTGGTGGTCCTAAAATTGATGTTCTTTTTGGACGTAAAGATGGCCTTGTTTCTCAG GCTTCAAGAGTGAAGGGAAATTTAGCCCTTCCAAACATGACTATGACGCATATCATAAACATGTTCAAAGTAAAAGGATTCACAGTCAAAGAGATAGTTGCTCTAGTAGGGGCCCACACAATTGGTTTTTCTCATTGCAAAGAATTCAGCACCAGGATTTTTTCCTACAGAAAAAACCAACCTGTAGACCCCAAAATGAACCCCAAATATGCTGAGGGGCTAAAAAGATTGTGCGCCAACTACACAAAAGATCACACCATGGCCGCCTTCAACGATGTAATTACACCTGGAAAGTTCGATAACATGTACTACAAGAACCTCCAACGTGGGCTGGGCCTACTCGCAACGGACCAGGCCATGGCAGACGACCCTAGAACCAAGCCCATTGTCGACCTCTACGCTGAAAACGAAGATGCCTTCTTCAACGACTTCGCTAAGGCGATGCAGAAGGTTAGTATGCTGGATATCAAAACTGATAAGAATGGAGAAGTTAGACACAGGTGTGATACGTTCAACCAACAAAGTGGAACTTGA